A region from the Variovorax sp. V93 genome encodes:
- the modA gene encoding molybdate ABC transporter substrate-binding protein, with the protein MRALRLLLLPLVLAMVLPLGAAAQQITVSAAASLTDAFKELGPKFEATKPGATVRFNFAASGVLLQQIGQGAPVDVFASADQETMGRAVEQKLIDAATRRNFASNALVLIEPAKGAAGVKSLQDLSGAGVRRIAVGKTATVPVGRYTRQVLEGAGLWSVLEPKFVQADSVRQVLDYVARGEVEAGFVYRTDAAVMSEKVRVAFAPTGSSPVTYPVAVVAESRQKTLAADFVAFLSSDAAREVLARYGFGKP; encoded by the coding sequence ATGCGTGCGTTGCGTCTTCTTCTTCTGCCTCTTGTGCTGGCCATGGTGTTGCCGCTGGGCGCGGCGGCCCAGCAGATCACCGTGTCCGCGGCTGCCAGCCTGACGGACGCGTTCAAGGAACTGGGACCGAAATTCGAGGCCACGAAGCCGGGCGCCACGGTGCGCTTCAATTTCGCGGCCTCGGGCGTGCTGCTGCAGCAGATCGGGCAGGGTGCCCCGGTCGACGTGTTCGCGAGCGCGGACCAGGAGACCATGGGCCGCGCCGTCGAACAGAAGCTCATCGATGCGGCCACGCGCCGCAACTTCGCGAGCAACGCCCTGGTGCTGATCGAGCCGGCCAAGGGCGCGGCCGGCGTCAAGTCGCTGCAGGACCTTTCCGGCGCGGGCGTCCGGAGGATTGCCGTCGGCAAGACAGCCACCGTGCCGGTCGGCCGCTACACGCGGCAGGTGCTGGAAGGGGCGGGACTCTGGAGCGTGCTCGAACCGAAGTTCGTGCAGGCCGACAGCGTGCGCCAGGTGCTCGACTACGTGGCCCGCGGCGAGGTCGAGGCCGGTTTCGTCTACCGCACCGATGCGGCCGTGATGAGCGAGAAGGTCAGGGTCGCCTTTGCGCCCACGGGTTCCTCGCCGGTGACCTACCCGGTCGCGGTGGTCGCCGAAAGCCGGCAGAAAACGCTGGCCGCGGATTTCGTGGCCTTTCTTTCCAGCGACGCCGCGCGTGAAGTCCTGGCGCGCTACGGCTTCGGCAAGCCATGA
- the modB gene encoding molybdate ABC transporter permease subunit has protein sequence MNTTNSLIASADWFPLVLSLKVAAVATLLALIAGVALGWVFARQRFPGRMVLEAVFMLPLVLPPTVIGYAILVAAGRHSPLGSWLREHFDYSIIFSWHGAVVASAVVALPLVLKSASAAFAGVDRSLEAAASTLRQSPLSVFLRVTLPLAWPGILAGTLLAFARAMGEFGASLMVAGSIPQQTQTLSMAIYDAVQAGHDDLALLLVVVTSLLSVTVLVLSNRFFSLR, from the coding sequence ATGAATACGACGAACTCCCTCATCGCCTCGGCCGACTGGTTCCCGCTGGTGCTGTCGCTCAAGGTGGCCGCGGTCGCGACCCTGCTGGCGCTCATTGCCGGCGTGGCGCTGGGCTGGGTGTTCGCGCGCCAGCGGTTCCCGGGCCGCATGGTGCTCGAGGCGGTGTTCATGCTGCCGCTGGTGCTGCCGCCCACGGTCATCGGCTATGCCATCCTGGTGGCGGCGGGGCGCCACAGCCCGCTCGGCAGCTGGCTGCGCGAGCATTTCGACTACAGCATCATCTTCAGCTGGCATGGCGCCGTGGTGGCGTCGGCCGTGGTGGCGCTGCCGCTGGTGCTGAAGTCGGCGAGCGCCGCTTTCGCGGGCGTGGACCGCTCGCTCGAAGCCGCCGCCAGCACGCTGCGCCAGTCGCCGCTCTCGGTTTTTCTGCGCGTGACGCTGCCGCTGGCCTGGCCCGGCATCCTGGCCGGCACCCTGCTCGCGTTCGCGCGCGCCATGGGCGAATTCGGCGCCTCGCTGATGGTGGCGGGCTCCATTCCGCAGCAGACCCAGACCCTGTCGATGGCCATCTACGACGCCGTGCAGGCCGGCCATGACGACCTGGCGCTGCTGCTGGTGGTGGTGACCTCGCTGCTGTCGGTCACCGTGCTGGTGCTGTCGAACCGCTTCTTCTCGCTGCGCTGA
- a CDS encoding winged helix-turn-helix domain-containing protein, whose protein sequence is MKTRVQFRLRIYRDDSIAFGPGKVAVLEAVAETGSISAAARQLGMSYRRAWMLIDEMNNALSSPAVNTAAGGSRGGGTALTPVGEEIVKHYRAIENAARLATAADVRALTRLLAP, encoded by the coding sequence ATGAAAACCAGAGTCCAGTTCCGCCTGCGCATCTACAGGGACGACAGCATCGCCTTCGGCCCCGGCAAGGTCGCCGTGCTGGAGGCGGTGGCGGAAACCGGCTCGATCTCTGCCGCAGCGCGCCAGCTGGGCATGTCGTACCGGCGTGCCTGGATGCTGATCGATGAAATGAACAACGCCCTGAGCTCCCCGGCCGTGAACACCGCGGCCGGCGGCTCGCGCGGCGGCGGCACGGCGCTCACCCCGGTGGGCGAGGAAATCGTCAAGCACTACCGCGCCATCGAGAACGCCGCGCGCCTGGCCACGGCGGCGGACGTGCGCGCGCTGACGCGCCTGCTGGCACCCTGA